Proteins encoded together in one Lathyrus oleraceus cultivar Zhongwan6 chromosome 5, CAAS_Psat_ZW6_1.0, whole genome shotgun sequence window:
- the LOC127078812 gene encoding zinc finger BED domain-containing protein RICESLEEPER 2-like, whose product MERIMDARNVIINSSTKELYVNVVIHFIKIVFSNFSRFNKKNIVCFKGMSQAKSSDPIASSTQSDLISSTSQGETVQPPPPLVQSNEVNNDEENANKKRKVGEASTLTISNDPNVASGDSGNRKPIKPRSWTWEHFTKIGSRAKCKWCDVSYAADSQKNGTSNLKHHLLHQCKKFPKESLDPTQKTLVLQQLKKEDGNGYGSVLTSVHFDAETCRKALARMIIIDELPFKFVEGGGFLHFMSVVQPKISIPSRIKIARDCWNLYTSEKHKLKTVLSKSNQCVCLTTDCWTSVQNLSYLCLTAHFIDHDWKIHKRILNFCPIVNHKGVTIGKKIEKCLEEWLIGKVFTITVDNASSNDVAITYLKNTMDDWNSHPLKGEYMHVRCCAHILNLVVQDGLKDYHSSISKIRNAVRYVRVSLGRLDRFKTCIKEARLQENSIVQLDVSTRWNSTYIMLESALKFQKAFKRLSEKCVDFVLIQGGIPNNEDWDNAKCFVNFLKIFFDITKKVSGSTFVTSSQYFNEHIMILTTFKGWIGLTSSDNLLGKMAENMKAKYENYWGDVKKMNILLFVAVVLDPRHKMQFVRWGLNKVYEKNVAESLYKKTEETLYKIFDSYRIFVGQGQSEVPTHSSHEVELVELKAPEDAFALEVEMDMNLNESMQKNEVDLYLMEKFEKKSPGFDILNWWKVNSNKYPILGQIARDVLAMHVSTVASESAFSTGGRVLTCYRSSLTPKTFKALICTQNWSKASLVSVDIEELVDELENLELELVPIPQLNEDVSDIDSD is encoded by the exons ATGGAAAGAATAATGGATGCAAGGAATGTTATAATAAACTCTTCTACAAAAGAATTATATGTTAATGTTGTTATACATTTTATTAAG AttgtattttctaatttttcccgttttaataaaaaaaatattgtCTGTTTTAAAGGAATGAGCCAAGCAAAATCCTCTGATCCTATTGCTTCATCTACTCAATCTGATCTTATTAGCAGCACCAGCCAG GGTGAAACAGTTCAACCTCCACCTCCATTGGTACAAAGTAATGAAGTAAACAATGATGAAGAAAATGCTAATAAGAAAAGGAAAGTTGGAGAAGCTTCAACATTAACCATATCCAACGATCCTAATGTTGCATCTGGAGACTCAGGTAATAGAAAACCTATTAAACCTAGATCTTGGACTTGGGAACATTTTACAAAAATAGGATCAAGAGCTAAGTGTAAATGGTGTGATGTATCATATGCTGCTGATTCACAAAAAAATGGCACAAGTAATTTGAAACACCATTTGTTGCACCAATGTAAGAAGTTTCCCAAAGAGTCTCTTGATCCCACTCAAAAGACTCTTGTTCTTCAACAATTGAAAAAAGAAGATGGAAACGGATATGGTAGTGTTCTCACTAGTGTCCATTTTGATGCCGAGACATGTAGGAAAGCTTTAGCTAGGATGATAATTATTGATGAGTTGCCTTTTAAGTTTGTTGAGGGAGGGGGATTTCTTCATTTTATGAGTGTTGTGCAACCTAAAATCTCAATTCCTTCAAGGATTAAAATTGCTAGAGATTGTTGGAATTTGTACACGAGTGAGAAACATAAGTTAAAAACTGTGTTAAGTAAATCAAATCAATGTGTCTGTCTTACAACTGATTGTTGGACATCTGTGCAAAATTTGAGTTATCTTTGTCTTACTGCACATTTCATTGATCATGATTGGAAAATCCATAAAAGGATTCTTAATTTTTGTCCAATTGTAAATCACAAAGGAGTGACCAtaggaaaaaaaattgaaaaatgttTGGAGGAATGGCTAATAGGTAAAGTTTTCACCATTACGGTTGATAATGCtagttccaatgatgttgctatCACTTACTTGAAAAATACAATGGATGATTGGAATTCACATCCATTGAAAGGGGAATATATGCATGTTCGTTGTTGTGCACATATTTTGAACCTTGTGGTCCAAGATGGATTAAAAGACTATCATTCTTCAATTAGTAAGATTAGGAATGCTGTTAGATATGTTCGTGTCTCTCTGGGTCGTTTGGATAGGTTTAAAACTTGTATTAAGGAAGCTAGGTTACAAGAAAATTCGATTGTTCAGTTGGATGTTTCCACTAGATGGAACTCCACATATATTATGCTTGAAAGTGCGTTGAAGTTTCAGAAGGCGTTTAAGAGATTGAGTGAGAAGTGTGTTGATTTTGTGTTGATTCAAGGTGGTATTCCAAATAATGAGGATTGGGATAATGCAAAATGTTTTGTtaattttttgaaaatattttttgatatcACAAAGAAGGTTTCAGGTTCTACTTTTGTAACCTCTTCTCAATATTTCAATGAACACATTATGATCTTGACTACATTCAAGGGGTGGATAGGATTAACAAGTTCAGACAACTTGCTTGGAAAGATGGCTGAAAATATGAAAGCTAAATATGAGAACTATTGGGGTGATGTTAAAAAAATGAACATTCTGCTCTTTGTTGCTGTTGTGCTTGATCCTCGACATAAGATGCAGTTTGTTAGGTGGGGCTTGAACAAGGTATATGAGAAGAATGTTGCTGAATCTTTGTATAAGAAAACAGAGGAGACATTATACAAAATATTTGATAGTTATAGGATTTTTGTTGGTCAAGGTCAATCTGAAGTTCCTACACATTCCTCTCATGAAGTAGAATTGGTAGAACTTAAAGCACCAGAGGATGCATTTGCTTTGGAAGTTGAGATGGACATGAATCTAAATGAGAGCATGCAGAAAAATGAGGTGGATTTGTATCTCATGGAGAAATTCGAGAAGAAAAGTCCTGGTTTTGATATCTTGAATTGGTGGAAGGTGAATTCCAACAAGTATCCTATTCTTGGTCAAATAGCTAGAGATGTATTGGCAATGCATGTGTCAACTGTTGCTTCGGAGTCCGCTTTCTCTACCGGAGGTAGAGTGCTTACTTGTTATAGAAGCTCTCTTACACCAAAGACATTTAAGGCATTAATTTGCACACAAAATTGGTCTAAAGCATCCCTAGTGTCAGTTGATATTGAAGAGCTTGTGGATGAATTAGAAAATCTGGAATTAG AACTTGTTCCAATTCCACAATTGAATGAAGATGTATCTGATATTGATTCTGATTAG
- the LOC127085776 gene encoding DDT domain-containing protein DDR4 — MQTVEEGSGSEDQNARDEETPLQIEISKLRRRWELASVLNFLDVFSPILGKDLKVSAEEIEIGLVKPNAALAHLHIQLLKGTPPVSKILNDSDKWVTVLSKKLAMWWPWVAEGKNPLVPSKGEEISKYKELDPLDRLLLLKAICEVRADQHDVVSYVNDSLKEGTEISSFRKNAFGRDGTGTTYWYDVNTKAQSHRLYRETITSVSTPNRKVKGCLSLPNFQWETLASNLEEFSEVAEKLSSSKSPVEVFIGKKLQSEAIPVLEKLQKKKEKAMKQKQRQDQLLKDFQISYSSGTRSCRTRRPVNYSFEAYDRTMKEAIQLTNKRKKSPAANQDRNRGSEDDSNMDVSSDSDDSNRDAPPISESDESGYEIENPSSSEENDEHDRQVDNSEANSSDAVSYPKGVRASKRLAGVPGHTVPESIGLAAKQRVRQRPTRNTAIESTVISDSEDEPHDGKTDLSEST, encoded by the exons ATGCAAACCGTGGAAGAAGGTAGTGGCAGCGAAGACCAAAACGCACGCGATGAAGAAACTCCTTTACAGATAGAGATTTCAAAGCTACGTCGACGTTGGGAACTCGCTTCCGTTCTCAACTTCCTTGAC GTGTTTAGTCCAATACTCGGTAAGGATTTGAAGGTTTCTGCTGAAGAAATTGAGATCGGACTTGTTAAGCCTAATGCTGCACTTGCTCACCTTCATATTCAGCTTTTGAAG GGAACGCCACCAGTGAGCAAAATACTGAATGATTCTGATAAATGGGTGACCGTTCTCTCTAAGAAACTGGCTATGTGGTGGCCATGG GTTGCCGAGGGCAAGAATCCACTTGTACCATCTAAAGG AGAGGAGATATCGAAGTACAAGGAGCTTGATCCATTGGATCGTTTACTACTGCTAAAAGCCATTTGTGAAGTTAGAGCCGAT CAACATGATGTGGTATCATATGTTAATGATTCTCTAAAAGAAGGAACTGAAATTTCTTCTTTTCGTAAAAATGCCTTTGGAAGAGATGGAACTGGCACAACCTATTG GTACGATGTGAACACCAAAGCACAGAGTCACAGATTGTACAGGGAAACAATCACATCAGTCTCAACTCCAAACCGTAAGGTCAAAGGCTGTTTATCACTTCCCAACTTTCAATGGGAAACACTTGCCTCCAATCTTGAAGAATTTTCAGAAGTAGCT GAAAAATTATCATCTAGCAAGTCTCCTGTGGAAGTTTTTATTGGCAAGAAGCTTCAAAGTGAAGCTATTCCTGTTCTTGAGAAACTTCAAAAG AAGAAAGAAAAAGCAATGAAACAAAAACAGAGACAGGATCAGCTCTTAAAAGATTTTCAGATCTCTTATTCTTCTGGAACACGCTCTTGTCGCACTCGAAGGCCTGTTAATTACAGTTTTG AAGCATATGATCGAACAATGAAGGAGGCTATACAGTTGACAAA CAAAAGGAAAAAGTCTCCTGCTGCCAACCAAGACAGAAACAGAGGATCTGAAGATGACTCCAACATGGATGTTTCGTCAGACAGTGATGATTCTAATAGAGATGCACCCCCTATATCTGAGAGTGATGAGTCTGGTTATGAAATTGAGAATCCCAGTAGTAGCGAGGAGAATGATGAACATGATAGGCAGGTGGATAATTCAGAAGCAAACTCAAGTGATGCGGTTTCTTATCCCAAGGGGGTTCGCGCTAGTAAGCGGTTAGCTGGAGTCCCTGGCCATACTGTTCCAGAAAGCATAGGCTTGGCTGCGAAGCAAAGAGTGAGACAGAGACCAACCCGAAATACTGCCATAGAATCTACTGTTATATCTGATTCAGAGGATGAACCTCATGATGGGAAGACAGATCTTTCTGAGTCCACCTAA
- the LOC127085777 gene encoding uncharacterized protein LOC127085777, translating to MPPYDCMLLFKPHVKKEALIGLVARIGKHICRRNGVVTEVKSFGTIQLGYGVKKLDGRFFQGQLMQVSMMATPEINKELHYLNKEDKLLRWLLVKQRDTKFGLEFMGDEGRLEPSRFSQINKPDDDDDEDEDDEEYEVNEDENRVN from the exons ATGCCTCCTTATGATTGCATGCTTCTATTCAAGCCACATGTTAAAAAAGAAGCCCTAATTGGTTTAGTTGCAAGGATTGGAAAACACATATGTAGAAGAAATGGGGTTGTCACTGAGGTTAAGAGTTTTGGAACAATTCAGTTGGGCTATGGTGTCAAAAAGCTTGATGGCAGATTTTTTCAG GGTCAACTGATGCAAGTGAGCATGATGGCTACACCAGAAATCAACAAAGAGCTGCATTACCTAAACAAGGAAGACAAACTACTGCGTTGGCTTCTGGTTAAGCAGCGTGACACAAAGTTTGGGCTTGAGTTCATGGGAGATGAAGGTAGATTAGAGCCAAGCAGATTCTCTCAAATAAATAAACCTGATGACGACGATGATGAGGATGAAGACGATGAAGAATATGAAGTGAACGAAGACGAAAACAGAGTGAACTAA